The genomic DNA CGGGAATAAACTAGATACCGAAGCAGTGGATTCGCAGCAATGCGAGTGGTAGATGAGCGTTGTACTCCGCGTCGAAGCCATACCGTAAGGAGTGGTGGAGCGTGTACAAGTGAGAATGCCGGCATGAGTAACGATAATGCAGGTGAAAATCCTGCACGCCGAAAACCTAAGGTTTCCTGGGGAAGGTAAATCCGCCCAGGGTTAGTCGGTCCCTAAGACGAGGCCGAAAGGCGTAGCCGATGGACGGCAGGTTAATATTCCTGCACTAGCAATGAAGGTTTGAAGCTGAGCGTGTGGTCTCTTAAGACAGATCCTCCGATTAGACGTGGAGGTTTCGCAAGATCGAGGGCACTTTGTTCCCGAAGTCTGTGGATAGAGGTCCGAGAAGAGCGCCGCAGCTACGACATTGTTAACCGTACTAAAACTGACACAGGTAGGTGAGGAGAATATCCTAAGGCGCTCGAGAGAACTGCGGTTAAGGAACTAGGCAATTTGACCCCGTAACTTCGGGATAAGGGGTCCCTCCTCCTTCGGGAGAGGGCGCAGGAAGTGAGTCTGGCGACTGTTTATCAAAAACACAGTTCCGTGCTAACTCGCAAGAGGATGTATACGGAATGACGCCTGCTCGGTGCCGGAATGTTAAGGAAGTCGGTCAGGGGTTCGCCCCGAAGCTGGCAACCGAAGCACCGGTAAACGGCGGCCGTAACTATGACGGTCCTAAGGTAGCGAAGTTCCTTGTCGGGTAAGTTCCGACGCGCATGAACGGCGTAACGACTGGACTACTGTCTCAACCGCAGACTCGGTGAAATTGAAGTGGCGGTGAAGATACCGTCTACACGCAGCAAGACGGAAAGACCCCATGCACCTTTACTATAACCTGGTAGTGATGCCGGTTGTGGACTGCGTAGAATAGGTGGGAGGCGTTGATCCTCTGGTTCCGGCCAGAGGGGAGCCACAATGTGAAATACCACCCTGTTTGCATTCGTCATCTCACCCTGACCCATGAATCTGGGCAGGGAACCCTGCTAGGCGGTTAGTTTGACTGGGGCGGTCTCCTCCAAAAGAGTAACGGAGGAGTGCAAAGACGGGCTCAGAACGGTTGGCAATCGTTCGTCGAGCGCAAAGGTAGAAGCCCGTTTGACTGCGAGTGCTACGGCACGAGCAGATGTGAAAGCAGGTCTTAGTGATCCTGTGGTCCCGTGTGGAAGGGCCATAGCTCAACGGATAAAAGGTACGCTGGGGATAACAGGCTGATCGCCTCCGAGCGTCCATAGCGGCGAGGCGGTTTGGCACCTCGATGTCGGCCCATCGCATCCTGGGGCTGAAGGCGGTCCCAAGGGTTTGGCTGTTCGCCAATTAAAGCGGTACGCGAGCTGGGTTCAGACCGGCGTGAGCCAGGTCGGTCCCTATCTGCTGTGTGCGAAGGAACCTTGACGATAATTCATCCATAGTACGAGAGGATTTGGATGGACTGACCCCTGGTTTACCAGTTGTCCTGCTAAGGGCACGGCTGGATAGCTATGTCGGGAAAGGATAAACGCTGAAAGCATCTAAGCGTGAAGCCAATATCAAGACAAGGGTTCCCATGAGACCCCGGGTAGACCACCCGGTTGATAGGCTGGAGCTGTAAGTACCGAAAGGTATTCAGGTCACCAGTACTAACGGTCGATCGACTTGACCATTTTTATCGATCACCGTTCGACGTGATCCTGTTCCGTAACACGAACAGGAACCCACTCGAATGGCTCGATGGTCATCAATCTCAAAAAGCGTGTTCGACAAGCGGAGCACGTCATTTCTGAGCAATCAGGATGAAACGTTCGAACCTCGTAATTCACTAATAAAGTGGCTTGGCCAGCCTTAAACGGTTGGCCAAGTCTTCGTTGGTGGCTATATCCTCAGGGTCACACCCGTTCCCATTCCGAACACGGTCGTTAAGCCTGCGGAGCCGATGATACTGCTTCAGCGGGAAAGTAGGTCACTGCCAGCGTTTATTCAAAAGCCCCCGGCACTCAAAAGGTGTCGGGGGCTTTTTTGCGTACATTGGTTTTATAGTCTGGCGCCGCCCCCCCACTACTCGCGGACCCTCCCTCCACAAGCCGTCTTGTTCTATTTTTGTCGTAGAGCCTTTTCCTTTATTCGTGGCGGGCGCAGGACACGTTGTCATCCCGATGGCAGCCTTGGCGACCTGAGGGATCTCGACGTGACAATCGTTTATCCGCACACCGATCCCTCAGGTCGCTACCGCTCCGTTCGGGATGATAATGCCTTGACCGCTACGATTGAAGTGAGAGTGCTCTAAAGCGGCGAGTCCGGTGGAGCGGGCGTGCTCTTTGCACGGTCCTTGCCTGGGCTATTTGTTCCTAATTCATGTGCTGGAAGAAGCGCACGATCACTTCCCTCGTGCGCGGGCCGTCGAATTCGCACAGGTAGATCCCCTGCCATTGGCCGAGCACGAGCTGGCCGCGTTCGACCAGGACCTGCACGCTGTTGCCGACCAGCGCTGTCTTCACGTGGCTGTCGCTGTTCCCTTCATTATGTCGGTAGTACGGCTCCTGCTTGGGAATCAGCGTCTCAAGCTTCTTCAGTAGGTCGTGTTGAACGTCTGGGTCGGCGTTCTCCTGGATGGTGATGCCGGCCGTCGTGTGGGGGACGTAGACGAAGGCGATGCCATCGCCCTGCTGCTGCCGCACAATTTCGGCGACGCGGTCGGTGATGTCGACCATCTGGCTGCGCTGTTGGGTGCGGACGCGTTCGGTTGT from Tepidisphaeraceae bacterium includes the following:
- a CDS encoding secondary thiamine-phosphate synthase enzyme YjbQ; the protein is MASHSTTERVRTQQRSQMVDITDRVAEIVRQQQGDGIAFVYVPHTTAGITIQENADPDVQHDLLKKLETLIPKQEPYYRHNEGNSDSHVKTALVGNSVQVLVERGQLVLGQWQGIYLCEFDGPRTREVIVRFFQHMN